The genomic segment ACCGTCGTTCCGGACGACCTGCCCGCCAAGATCTGGACCAGCCTGGGCCAGGAAAAGGCCCGGCCCGTGCCCCAGGCCGCTCCGGCGGGCTTCGCCTGGCCCCGGGTGCGCGACCTGGACGACAAGGGCATGGATCTCAAGACCTTCCTGGACGAACTGGAAGACCGGCTGCTGCGCGAGGCCCTGGACATGGCCGACGGCGTGAAGAACCGCGCCGCCGAGATTCTGGGCATCAAGCGCACCACGCTCATCGAGAAGCTGAAGAAGAAGCAGATCGGCTGACCCCGCGCGGGCCCCGGGCGCCACGGGATGCGCCCGGACTTGCACGGTTTTTGCACAGTTTGCGCCGTGAACGTACGTTCCGCCAGCAGGATCGCCTGCCTCTTTGTCCTGACGGGCCTCGTGACGCTCGTCCTGGCCGCCCCGGCCCAGGGGGTGGTCTATTCCTTCGGGCGCCACCCGGACAAGGAGCGCCTGGTCCTCCAGTTCCCCGACGGACTGCCGCAGTACACCCTGGCCCGCGAGGCGGCCCAGGCCCTGGCCCTGCGCCTGCCCGGCGCAGACGGCGCGGCGGGCGAGCTGCCCGACCTGACCGGGGCCCGGCTGGTGTCCGGCCTGCGGGCGGTGGCGGGTGGGCTGGACATCGAGCTGTCCACCGCCGAGGCCGGGTTCGTGGCCTTCACCCTGGACAACCCGCCCCGGCTGGTGGTGGACGTGTTCAGCGACCCCCTGGGCGCGCGCTGGAAGCCCACGGGCCCGCCCCGTACGGCCCCGCCCGCGGGCCCGGCGCCTACGGCTGGCGCGCCCGCCCCGCAGGCCCAGGGCGCCGCGCCGCCAGCGGCGGCCCGGCCCGCCCAGGGCGACGCTGTTTCCCAGGCCGCCGCCCCCCCGGCGGCCCCGGCCCGGCCCGCCGCCGGGCCCGAGGCGTCGCAGCCTGCCGCCGCCGCGCCCGCCCCGGCGCCAGCCGTCACCCCGGATGCCGCCGTGCCGCCTTCTGCCTCCGCCCCGGATGCCGCCGCATCGTCAGAAGGTTCCGTTCCCGCTCCGGATACCGCCGCCCAGGACGGGCGGATGCGCACCGCGTTCGAGGTGCCCTACGTGTTCCGGGGCCGGGTGACGCCCCCGGGCCAGTCCGCGCCCGCCCAGGCCGAGCGCGTGCCGGGGCCCGCCCCCGCGCCTGACGCGGCACCGGGCCCCGCGCCCAGCCCCGCACCCGGCGCTGCGCCGGGCGCCGCCGCCCCGGAGGCCCTGCCCCCCGTGGCTCAGGACGCCGTGCCCGTGCCCGGCAAGCCCGGGACATTCGCCGTGGGGGCCCGGCCTGTCGCGCCTGTGGGCGCGGCTCCCGGAGCCGAGACGGCGGTGGAGGGGGGCCGGCCCGCGCGGCCCCGGCCCACGCCGCCGCCCGAGGGCAGCCAGCCCCTGCAACGCGACGTGGTCGAGCGCATCACCGAAAATCTGCTTGGCCCCGAGGGGCCTGCGTCGCAGTTCCGGGGCCGCGTTTTCAGCCCGGGCGACGGGCCGCCCATGCCCGCGCCCTCGGCCAGCGGGCCGCTGCCCCAGCCGGACGCCGAGGTCGCCGCCGCGCCCCCGGTCCCCGAGCCCCCGGCCCCCGAGGCCCCTGCCGCCCCCGGAACCTCCAAAGCCCCCGAGGCTTCCGAAGCGCCCGCCGAACCCGGGGCCGTGGCCGAAGCCGGGGCGGACGCGCAGAACGCCACCGCCGAGGAGCGGGCCCGGGCCCGCCAGGAGCAGCTCGACGAGATCATGTTCGCCGCCCGCGCCGCCCAGGGCAACGACGACCACGACACCGCCCTCAAGGAGCTGGCCACCCTGCTGGCCCAGCCCGACCTGCCGCCGGACATGGCCGAGGATGCCATGTATACCAAGGCCGACGTGCTCTCGGTGAAGTACAAGGATGACCTGGCCGGGCATTTCGACGAGATCAACGGGGCCTACGAGGCCGCCGTGAACCACAACCTGGAGTCCTGGCGGGTGCCTGCGGCGCTGCTGCGCCGGGGCGTACTCAACCTCAAGGTCGGCAACGTGCCCGAGGCCGCCGCCTTCTTCCGCCTGCTGCGCGAGCGCTACCAGGGCGACCCCAACGTGCCGCTGACCTACTACTACTGGGGCGACTACTACTTCAACAAGGGCGACTACCAGAAGGCCGCCGACGAATTCCAGTATCTTGTGCAGGTCTACCCGGACAGCAAATTCGTGCGCGAGGCGTCCCTGGGGCTGGCCCGCGCCCTGCGCCACCTGGGCTACGACAAGCAGGCCTTCCAGATCGTGGACTACATCGAGAAGCGCTGGCCGCGCTTCTACGTCGAGTTCCCCCCGTTCCTGCGCCTGTTGGGCGATGCTGCCTACACCGTCGAAGACTATGAAAAGGCCAAGAACGACTACTGGACCTATTACAACATCGACCCCAAGGGCGACGAGGCCGACATTATCCTGGCGCGTCTGGGCGACATCTACGTGCGCACCAAGCGCCCCGGCGCGGCCCGCGAGATGTACGACAAGGCCGTGGCCGACTTCCCCGACCGCGAGGGCGGGCTGATCTCCAAGATGCGCCTGGCCGAGGAGGGCATCTACGACGAGCCCAGCGTGGAGCAGATGTTCACGGTTTTCGACAGGCCGCTGAACCTCGCCCCGGCCCAGACCTACGAGCACATCGTCGCCAAGCACCCCGACAGCGCCCTGGCGCCCCTGGCCCAGCTCAAGCTGGCCATGTGGCAGCTGTGGAACAACAAGAACGTCGATGCCCTGGCGGCGGTGCTCGACTTCGAGAAGAAATTCCCCGAAAGCGCCCTCATGCCCCGCGCCCGCGACGTGGGCCTCAAGGCCTTCGGCGGGCTGGCCACCCAGCTCGTGGTGGACGGCAACTACCCCAAGATCGTCTCGCTGTGGCAGGAGTACGACTTCGTGCGCGAGATGGCCGCCGACCTCGACCCCCAGGCCAAGATCGCCCTGGGCCTGAGCCTGTGGAAGCGCGGCCTGCCCGAAGAGGCCCTGGGCGTGGTCCGGCCCTTCCTCAACGAGGAGCAGGTGCCCGAGCACTCCGAGGTGGCCATGAGCCTGGCCCTGTCCATCTACGCCGACAACGCCCGCTGGGAGGACGTGCTCGGCGTGGCCGAGGTCGTGCGCGAATGGGAGCTGCGGCCCGATTTCCAGCGCGAGCTGCTCTACGCCCGCGCCCTGGCCCTGGAGAACCTGGGCCGCTTCGAGGAAAGCCGGCCCCTGTGGGTCGAGCTGGGCAACGACTCGCGCCTGGCCCCGGCCCAGCGGGCCTACGCCATCTTCTTCCTGGCCCAGGAGGCCCTGGCGGGCAAGCGCCTGCGCGAGGCCTACGAATACGCCCAGGACGCCTACGAAATGCTGGTGACCATGGGCGGCGAGGAACCCAAGCTGCGCGAGACCTTGAACATTCTCATGGACGTTACCGAAAGTTCGGCGCGCTACCGCGAAGCCCTCAAGTGGGCCACCGAGCTGGAAGCCCTGCTGCCCGAGGGCGACCCCTCCTGGGCGGCCCTGCGCTACCGCATGGCCGGGCTGTACCGCCGCGCGGCGGACCTGCCCACCTGGCGCGAGATGCTGGCCGACCTGGCCGCGCGCCAGCCCGATTCCCTCTACGGGCGCATGGCCG from the Desulfocurvus vexinensis DSM 17965 genome contains:
- a CDS encoding tetratricopeptide repeat protein → MNVRSASRIACLFVLTGLVTLVLAAPAQGVVYSFGRHPDKERLVLQFPDGLPQYTLAREAAQALALRLPGADGAAGELPDLTGARLVSGLRAVAGGLDIELSTAEAGFVAFTLDNPPRLVVDVFSDPLGARWKPTGPPRTAPPAGPAPTAGAPAPQAQGAAPPAAARPAQGDAVSQAAAPPAAPARPAAGPEASQPAAAAPAPAPAVTPDAAVPPSASAPDAAASSEGSVPAPDTAAQDGRMRTAFEVPYVFRGRVTPPGQSAPAQAERVPGPAPAPDAAPGPAPSPAPGAAPGAAAPEALPPVAQDAVPVPGKPGTFAVGARPVAPVGAAPGAETAVEGGRPARPRPTPPPEGSQPLQRDVVERITENLLGPEGPASQFRGRVFSPGDGPPMPAPSASGPLPQPDAEVAAAPPVPEPPAPEAPAAPGTSKAPEASEAPAEPGAVAEAGADAQNATAEERARARQEQLDEIMFAARAAQGNDDHDTALKELATLLAQPDLPPDMAEDAMYTKADVLSVKYKDDLAGHFDEINGAYEAAVNHNLESWRVPAALLRRGVLNLKVGNVPEAAAFFRLLRERYQGDPNVPLTYYYWGDYYFNKGDYQKAADEFQYLVQVYPDSKFVREASLGLARALRHLGYDKQAFQIVDYIEKRWPRFYVEFPPFLRLLGDAAYTVEDYEKAKNDYWTYYNIDPKGDEADIILARLGDIYVRTKRPGAAREMYDKAVADFPDREGGLISKMRLAEEGIYDEPSVEQMFTVFDRPLNLAPAQTYEHIVAKHPDSALAPLAQLKLAMWQLWNNKNVDALAAVLDFEKKFPESALMPRARDVGLKAFGGLATQLVVDGNYPKIVSLWQEYDFVREMAADLDPQAKIALGLSLWKRGLPEEALGVVRPFLNEEQVPEHSEVAMSLALSIYADNARWEDVLGVAEVVREWELRPDFQRELLYARALALENLGRFEESRPLWVELGNDSRLAPAQRAYAIFFLAQEALAGKRLREAYEYAQDAYEMLVTMGGEEPKLRETLNILMDVTESSARYREALKWATELEALLPEGDPSWAALRYRMAGLYRRAADLPTWREMLADLAARQPDSLYGRMAASDLQLEKIEQAARGYSPPGAF